The Aeromicrobium yanjiei DNA segment GAACTCGACGGCCATGGCCTTGCCGAGTCCGGTGCCTCCGCCGGTGACGAACACGACCTGCCCGGCGTACGTCCCTGCGGGCAGCGCTGTGGCGCCGAGAGCCGGCGGTTTCGGCAGACCGGTCATCGTGCCGCCGCCTGTCGCTTCTGCTTGAGCTCGAGATACTCCGCGCTTCCGAACAGCGCCACCTGCGCGAGCAGCTCGGCTCGGATGCCCGTGTGCAGCGCGGTGTGCCACATCTCGTCGACCACCTGCTTGATGCTGCCGAGCGCGAGCTCTCCGTGCTGGGCGATCTCGTGGGCGAGGGAACGAGCGGTGTCGTCGAGGTCTTCGGGCGCGACGAGCTCGTCGACCATGCCCCAGGCCAGCGCCTGCTCGCCCCCGATGCGCCGGCCCGTCATCAGCATGAGCTTGGCGCGCGACGGGCCCGCGAGCACGGTCGCGAACGCCGCACCGCCGGTGTCGGTCATGAGCCCGTAGCCGATCTCGGGGAACGCCATCTGCAGATCCGTCGAGGCGATCCGGATGTCGGCCGCCAGCGCCATCTCGAGGCCACCGCCCAGGACGTTGCCCTTGAGTGCAGCGATCACCGGCTTGGGGCAGTCGACCTGCGCGAGCCGAGAATCCTGGTGCCGGCGCACGAAGGAGAAGTCGGACTCGCCCTCGACTCGACGGCCCAGCTGTGCGGTGTCGCGGCCCGAGCAGAACGAGCGGCCCTCCCCCCTCAGCAGGATGACCGCGACATCCTTGCTACCGGCCGCTTCTCGGAAGGCAGCACCGTAGGCCGCACCCGTTGCGTCGTCCACCGCATTGTGTCGCTCGGGACGGTTGAGCGAGATGATGCACACTCCCCCGTCCATCTCGGTGGATACGGTCATCACTTCTCCTCACTCGGTCGGCGATCCATGCGAACCGCTAGGTCATCATCGCACGCAATGCTTAAATGAGATAGATCGTCTACCTATAACTGGTTGGAGAAGTCGTGGACCTGCTGCTGCCCCGCGAGATGGCCGACTTCCGCGAGGAGGTGCGCACCTGGCTGGCCGAGAACGTCCCACGCACGCCGCGTCCGCCGGTCAGCACCGAGGCACGCGACTTCGACCTGGCCTGGCAGCGCACGCAGTTCGAGGGCGGATGGGCCGGCATCAACTGGCCCAAGGAGTACGGCGGCCGCGGACTGTCCCTGCTCGAGCAGATGATCTGGTACGAGGAGATGGCGTGGGCGGAGGCACCGTACATCGGCGTGTGCTTCGTGGGCATCAATCACGCAGGGCCCACGCTCATCGCCCGTGCGAACGAGGAGCTCAAGGCATTCCACCTGCCCAAGATCCTCAAGGGCGAGACGGTCTGGTGCCAGGGCTTCTCAGAGCCCGGAGCCGGCAGCGACCTGGCCGGGCTCTCGCTACGCGGCGAGATCGACGGCGACCACCTCGTGGTCAACGGCCAGAAGACCTGGACCAGCTACGCCCAGTTCGCCGACTTCCAGGAACTCCTGATCAGGACCAGCCGCGCCGACAAGCGCCACCACGGGATCACCTGGGCCGTGTGCGACATGCACGCCCCCGGCATCACGGTGCGTCCCATCGAGCTCCTCACGGGCGAGCCCGAGGTGTGCGATGTGTTCTATGACGATGTCCGAATCCCACTGTCGAACGTCGTGGGCGAGGTCGACGACGGCTGGAGCGTTGCGATGTCGACGCTGTCGTTCGAACGCGGCACGGGCTTCATGAAGGACCAGGTCGAGGCGTCCCGACGCATCGACCGGCTGATCGAGGAGGCCCGCACCAGGGTCGACCGTCGTGGCCGCACGCGTATCGACGATGACGCGATCGCCGATCGGCTCGCGACCGCGCGGGCCGAGGCGGCAGCGCTGTCGGCCATGAGCCTCGCGAACATCACCAGGAACGCCCGCAGCACGCAGCCCGGTCCGGAGGGATCCATGCTGAGGCTGTTCTTCGGCGAGCTCGACCAGCGTGTCAAGAAGCTCGCGGTCGACATCCTCGGCGCCGAGGCGGCGGAGCGATTCGGGGGTCCGGCAGATCCGTCGAAGGTCTGGCATCGCAGCTTTGCGGGGACGATCGCGGCCGGCAGCAAGGACATCCAGCGCAACATCATCGGCGAGCGGGTCCTCGGCCTGCCGAAGGGAAAGTGACTTCATGGACCTTCTTCTGGATGCACAGCAGGCCGCCATCGCCGACACGGCGCGACATCTGATCGAGAAGTCAGCCCCCCGGGATCGCTTGCGCGATCTTGCCGACGACCAGCCGGTGACGGACACGGAGTTCTGGGCGACGGCTGCGCAGAACGGCTTCTTCTCTCTCGATCTCCCCGAGGAGCTGGGCGGCACCGGACTCGGTCTGGCCGAAGTGACGCTGGTCTTCCGCGAGATCGGACGCGGCCTGGTTCCGGGCCCCTTCCTGGGCACGGCGCTCGCGCTGCAGATCGCACGTGCGGCCGGCCGGCTCGACCTCGTCGAGGAGATCTCCACCGGTGGGCGGCCGGTGGGCCTCATCGAACGCATCGGCGACGGCCTCTTCCGCACGCTCGATGCTGGCGAGGCAACCACATGGGTCGTCGCCGACGGCACCAGCGCCCTCTACGAGAGCTCCGCAGTCTCCACGGTCGAGACCAAGGAGTGCGTCGATCCCGGATCGCGGCTGGCACATCTGCGCATCACGGGCGAGCCCCTCGTCGAAGTCGCCCTCGCGGAGCTCGACGGCAATGCGTATCTGTCGATCCTGGTCGCGGCGATGCTCTCGGGAAGCGCCGAGGCGACGTGCGCCATGAGCGCCTCGTACACCGCGGTGCGGGAGCAGTTCGGCGTCCCGATCGGCTCGTTCCAGGCCGTGAAGCACCGCTGCGCCGACATGGCTGTCCGCGCCGAGGCAGCAACCCAGCTCGTGACCCTGGCGGCCCTGGCGCATGGCGGCGGCCGCAGCGACGAGGTCCTGCTCGGACATGCCGCCCTGTCGATCGGGCGCGACCACGCGATCAGGAATGCGGGCGACAACATCCAGAATCACGGAGGTCTGGGACTGACGACCGAGCAGGACGCTTCGCTGTACCTGAAGCGCACCCAGGTCTGGAGCACGATCGGCAGCCCGCCCGCCGAGCTGCGCGAAGCGATTCTGGCCGCGCCGTCCGAGCGACCAGCCTGATTCGTGGACACCAACAACGAATCAGTACCGTCCGTCCTCGACTGCTGATGGGCAGACCGGACTAGATGGAGGGTGGCCGCGCCGCCCACGAGAAGCGCACCCCGCAGTGGGAATCTTAGGTCGCCGCGACTGGCCCCCCGGCTGGTAGCCATCGACCTACGGTGTCGAGAGCCGTTCGCGAAGGGCGAACTTCTGCACCTTGCCCGACGGCGTGCGCGGCAGGTCCGTGACGACCTCGATCCGCTCCGGCGCCTTCTGCGGGGCGATTCCGGCCTCGGCGAACATCGACCGGATCTCCTCGACGTCCAGCGAATCGCCTTCACCGAGCAGGACGAAGGCCGCGACGCGCTCGCCGTACTTCGGGTCGGGCTCGGCGACGACCGCGGCCTCGAGCACTCGCGGATGGGTCGCCATGAGGTCCTCGACCTCCTTCGAGGCGATGTTCTCTCCGCCCCGGATGATGATGTCCTTCAACCGGTCGGTCACCGTGAGCCGACCTCGGTCGTCGAGCCGGCCGATGTCG contains these protein-coding regions:
- a CDS encoding enoyl-CoA hydratase/isomerase family protein is translated as MTVSTEMDGGVCIISLNRPERHNAVDDATGAAYGAAFREAAGSKDVAVILLRGEGRSFCSGRDTAQLGRRVEGESDFSFVRRHQDSRLAQVDCPKPVIAALKGNVLGGGLEMALAADIRIASTDLQMAFPEIGYGLMTDTGGAAFATVLAGPSRAKLMLMTGRRIGGEQALAWGMVDELVAPEDLDDTARSLAHEIAQHGELALGSIKQVVDEMWHTALHTGIRAELLAQVALFGSAEYLELKQKRQAAAR
- a CDS encoding acyl-CoA dehydrogenase family protein; this encodes MDLLLPREMADFREEVRTWLAENVPRTPRPPVSTEARDFDLAWQRTQFEGGWAGINWPKEYGGRGLSLLEQMIWYEEMAWAEAPYIGVCFVGINHAGPTLIARANEELKAFHLPKILKGETVWCQGFSEPGAGSDLAGLSLRGEIDGDHLVVNGQKTWTSYAQFADFQELLIRTSRADKRHHGITWAVCDMHAPGITVRPIELLTGEPEVCDVFYDDVRIPLSNVVGEVDDGWSVAMSTLSFERGTGFMKDQVEASRRIDRLIEEARTRVDRRGRTRIDDDAIADRLATARAEAAALSAMSLANITRNARSTQPGPEGSMLRLFFGELDQRVKKLAVDILGAEAAERFGGPADPSKVWHRSFAGTIAAGSKDIQRNIIGERVLGLPKGK
- a CDS encoding acyl-CoA dehydrogenase family protein, yielding MDLLLDAQQAAIADTARHLIEKSAPRDRLRDLADDQPVTDTEFWATAAQNGFFSLDLPEELGGTGLGLAEVTLVFREIGRGLVPGPFLGTALALQIARAAGRLDLVEEISTGGRPVGLIERIGDGLFRTLDAGEATTWVVADGTSALYESSAVSTVETKECVDPGSRLAHLRITGEPLVEVALAELDGNAYLSILVAAMLSGSAEATCAMSASYTAVREQFGVPIGSFQAVKHRCADMAVRAEAATQLVTLAALAHGGGRSDEVLLGHAALSIGRDHAIRNAGDNIQNHGGLGLTTEQDASLYLKRTQVWSTIGSPPAELREAILAAPSERPA